One window from the genome of Trichocoleus desertorum ATA4-8-CV12 encodes:
- a CDS encoding UDP-N-acetylmuramate--L-alanine ligase has protein sequence MLNSVDFSGRPFHFIGIGGIGMSALAYVLAKRRLPVSGSDIRLNHITQRLQDLGAHIFWSQDATNLEFFRQAESSKNDALPAASVAIAANRGVVQETLASISKLSSSVDTALLPQVICSTAINPANAEYRAALELGCPIFHRSDLLAALIQDYQSISVAGTHGKTTTSSMIGHLLLETGLDPTIVVGGEVKAWEGNARLGQGPYLVAEADESDGSLVKFSSEIGIVTNIELDHPDHYSTLDEVISTFKTFASHCKTLIGCIDCATVRNALQPHITYSLYRESGADYTVDCVTYQANGTKAQVWERGQLLGELNLKLLGQHNLSNALAAVAVGRLLNLDFAQIAQAIATFEGARRRFEYRGEYNDILFVDDYAHHPSEIRATLAAAHLQATELPTAHQRRVIAIFQPHRYSRTQTFLAEFAESFQDADVVVVTDIYAAGEPQPENLTGQQVVDAIAAHHDHVVFQPSLPAVQSFLDQTLRPKDLALFLGAGNLNQIIPEVMAFQERTAKSISQERCDQTSF, from the coding sequence ATGCTGAACTCTGTTGATTTCAGCGGGAGGCCGTTTCATTTCATTGGAATTGGTGGAATTGGAATGTCGGCCCTCGCTTACGTTCTGGCAAAACGTAGGCTACCTGTTTCTGGCTCAGATATTCGCTTAAATCACATTACTCAGCGCTTACAAGATTTAGGAGCGCACATTTTCTGGAGCCAAGATGCCACAAATTTAGAATTTTTTCGACAAGCTGAATCGTCTAAAAATGACGCATTACCAGCAGCATCTGTGGCGATCGCGGCGAATAGAGGGGTAGTCCAAGAAACCCTAGCTTCTATCAGTAAGTTATCTAGTAGTGTTGATACGGCCCTGTTACCTCAGGTGATTTGCTCCACGGCAATTAACCCAGCCAATGCAGAATACCGAGCTGCCTTAGAGTTGGGTTGTCCGATTTTTCATCGCTCTGACCTACTAGCAGCCCTAATTCAGGATTACCAAAGTATTTCCGTTGCTGGAACGCATGGTAAAACCACAACCAGCAGCATGATTGGCCATTTGCTGCTAGAGACAGGCTTGGACCCCACAATTGTAGTGGGGGGAGAGGTGAAAGCTTGGGAAGGGAATGCCCGCTTAGGCCAAGGCCCTTACCTAGTTGCTGAGGCGGATGAGTCAGATGGCTCTCTCGTAAAGTTTTCGTCTGAAATTGGCATCGTCACCAATATTGAACTAGATCACCCGGATCACTACAGCACGTTAGACGAGGTGATTTCAACGTTCAAAACCTTTGCCAGTCACTGCAAAACCTTAATTGGTTGCATTGATTGTGCCACGGTTCGAAATGCACTCCAACCACACATCACCTATAGCTTGTATCGAGAATCGGGTGCTGACTACACGGTAGACTGCGTTACCTATCAGGCAAACGGCACCAAGGCTCAAGTCTGGGAACGGGGTCAATTGCTAGGAGAACTCAACCTCAAACTGTTGGGGCAGCACAACCTGAGCAATGCACTGGCAGCGGTTGCGGTAGGCCGACTCTTAAACCTGGACTTTGCCCAAATAGCTCAGGCGATCGCGACTTTTGAAGGAGCTCGCCGTCGCTTTGAATATCGTGGCGAATACAACGACATTTTATTCGTGGATGACTACGCTCATCATCCGAGTGAAATTCGCGCCACGCTAGCAGCAGCCCATCTCCAAGCAACCGAATTGCCCACTGCCCACCAAAGACGAGTCATCGCTATTTTTCAACCCCACCGTTACAGCCGCACTCAAACTTTTCTGGCAGAGTTTGCTGAATCTTTTCAGGATGCTGATGTAGTTGTAGTGACGGACATCTATGCCGCTGGGGAACCCCAACCCGAGAATCTGACAGGTCAACAGGTTGTAGATGCGATCGCGGCCCACCATGATCACGTCGTGTTTCAACCTTCGTTGCCAGCAGTCCAAAGCTTTTTGGATCAAACGCTGCGACCAAAAGACTTGGCTTTATTTTTGGGGGCTGGTAACTTAAACCAAATCATCCCGGAAGTAATGGCCTTTCAGGAGCGTACCGCAAAAAGCATCTCTCAAGAAAGGTGCGATCAAACCTCCTTCTAA
- the nadD gene encoding nicotinate (nicotinamide) nucleotide adenylyltransferase, which translates to MQKVAIFGGTFDPIHWGHLVLAEAALQQAALDQVIWVPTRLSPHKSQQLGLSFEHRLQMVQRAIANHPVFSATQVEANRVGPSYAIATLQDLQKLYLQVQWYWIIGLDAFRTLPRWYGHIELAATCEWLVAPRLQPPNSCSPDSCSLGNALTSLNTELGWTAEMIASCEQVIAFMAQQSITIRCQRLPMPMLGVSSSLIRQYCREKRSIRYLVPEAVRTYIIAHHLYLKDG; encoded by the coding sequence ATGCAGAAAGTGGCCATTTTTGGGGGGACGTTTGACCCAATTCATTGGGGTCATCTAGTCCTGGCTGAGGCAGCCTTACAGCAAGCCGCCCTTGACCAAGTGATTTGGGTGCCGACCCGCTTATCACCCCACAAATCTCAGCAACTCGGATTGAGTTTTGAGCATCGCCTGCAAATGGTGCAACGAGCGATCGCCAATCACCCCGTTTTCAGCGCCACCCAGGTTGAGGCTAATCGAGTGGGGCCTTCTTATGCGATCGCGACTCTGCAAGATTTACAGAAACTTTATCTACAAGTTCAGTGGTACTGGATTATTGGTTTGGATGCCTTCCGAACGTTGCCACGCTGGTATGGCCATATCGAATTAGCTGCCACCTGTGAATGGTTAGTCGCTCCTCGGCTCCAGCCTCCTAATTCCTGTAGCCCAGATTCCTGTAGTCTAGGTAATGCTTTGACATCTCTAAACACTGAGCTGGGCTGGACGGCGGAAATGATCGCGAGCTGTGAACAGGTGATCGCTTTCATGGCCCAGCAATCTATTACCATCCGCTGCCAACGGCTACCCATGCCTATGTTGGGAGTTTCTTCTAGCTTGATTCGCCAATATTGTCGAGAGAAACGCTCTATTCGCTATCTAGTTCCAGAAGCAGTTAGAACTTATATCATTGCCCATCACCTTTATCTGAAGGATGGCTAA
- a CDS encoding type I glyceraldehyde-3-phosphate dehydrogenase encodes MIRVAINGFGRIGRNFMRCWIGRENSHIEVVAINDTSDPKTNAHLLRYDTMLGKFDADISADDNSITVNGKTVKCVSDRNPENLPWAAWDIDLVIESTGVFTSRDGASKHLKAGAKKVLITAPGKGDDGTFVVGVNDKDYDPVKHVIISNASCTTNCLAPVAKVLHENFGIVKGTMTTTHSYTGDQRLLDASHRDLRRARAAAMNIVPTTTGAAKAVALVLPELKGKLNGIALRVPTPNVSIVDLVVEVEKNTIAEQVNEVMKAASEGELKGILAYSDLPLVSTDYRGTDASSIVDAELTMVMGGNMVKVVAWYDNEWGYSQRVVDLAETVGEKWQG; translated from the coding sequence GTGATTAGAGTAGCGATCAACGGCTTTGGACGCATCGGACGTAACTTCATGCGATGCTGGATCGGCAGAGAAAATAGCCATATCGAAGTAGTCGCTATTAACGATACCTCTGACCCAAAAACCAATGCCCACCTGCTCAGATATGACACCATGTTGGGCAAATTCGATGCTGATATCAGCGCCGATGACAACTCCATCACTGTTAATGGTAAAACCGTCAAGTGTGTATCTGACCGCAACCCAGAAAACCTGCCTTGGGCAGCATGGGATATTGATTTGGTGATTGAATCCACTGGTGTTTTTACTAGCCGTGACGGAGCTTCTAAGCACTTAAAAGCGGGTGCGAAGAAAGTATTGATTACAGCTCCTGGTAAAGGAGATGATGGCACCTTCGTAGTCGGTGTAAACGATAAAGACTATGACCCTGTCAAGCATGTCATTATCAGTAACGCGAGTTGCACCACCAACTGCTTAGCTCCTGTTGCCAAGGTTCTGCATGAGAACTTCGGCATCGTCAAAGGCACCATGACCACCACCCATAGCTACACTGGCGACCAGCGGTTGTTGGATGCTAGCCACCGGGATCTACGTCGGGCTCGTGCGGCTGCAATGAACATTGTGCCAACCACCACTGGTGCGGCTAAAGCGGTAGCACTGGTTCTGCCCGAACTCAAAGGTAAACTCAACGGTATTGCTCTGCGCGTCCCTACCCCCAACGTTTCAATCGTGGATTTGGTGGTTGAAGTTGAGAAGAACACGATCGCTGAGCAAGTCAATGAAGTAATGAAAGCTGCTTCTGAAGGCGAATTGAAAGGTATCTTGGCTTATAGCGATCTGCCATTGGTTTCTACCGATTACCGGGGTACTGATGCTTCCTCTATCGTGGACGCTGAACTGACGATGGTCATGGGCGGCAACATGGTGAAAGTTGTAGCTTGGTATGACAACGAGTGGGGTTACAGCCAACGTGTGGTTGACCTCGCTGAAACTGTAGGCGAGAAATGGCAAGGCTAG